From Brochothrix thermosphacta DSM 20171 = FSL F6-1036, a single genomic window includes:
- a CDS encoding response regulator transcription factor, translated as MYKLLLVDDEYMILNGLKKIINWENMGIEISGTAKNGQEALDFIREHPVDIVITDVTMPAMSGIEFVQQAQNDGYRFHFIIMSGYQEFSYVKEGLVLGAENYLVKPVDKSELLKNVESIVEKISMIETSNSGQPQQFQTLIQEWLNLPNVTENFVTEMATYGYTIENERYTALIFKGLEKHHGFLMDLVKKNKQPYFFFQEDIFMIVFRGLKYELRDFLRQLRELLKEADFKLGLGKTEVPYTEVAHSYEQAQQVLTLCSFYELSGVQQLKRLLASLDESEVPQEISLDKLHHALTLGKMTTIEAEVQAIFTLMYEQEMTPSYVTHISFLTLADIYRRFNQADQVAYQEALLEISTIKTFQKLQKIIETSIKQVEREIDVKQFSPNIQHVLQIIMERYRTDLTLKEVAEQLHLNAMYLGQLFKKETKKSFSQYLNHYRITKAKDLLLHSDYNINEISEKIGYTSTGYFYKNFKNVSGISPRDYRQQFGNEE; from the coding sequence ATGTATAAATTGTTGTTAGTAGACGATGAGTATATGATACTCAATGGTTTGAAAAAAATTATCAACTGGGAAAATATGGGCATTGAAATTAGCGGTACTGCTAAAAATGGACAAGAAGCACTTGATTTTATACGTGAACATCCCGTTGATATTGTGATAACTGATGTAACAATGCCAGCCATGTCAGGGATTGAATTTGTTCAACAAGCGCAAAATGATGGTTATCGTTTCCATTTTATTATCATGTCAGGTTATCAAGAATTCAGTTATGTTAAAGAAGGTTTGGTACTGGGTGCCGAAAATTATTTAGTAAAACCTGTCGATAAGAGCGAGCTTTTAAAGAATGTTGAAAGTATCGTAGAAAAAATAAGTATGATTGAAACAAGTAATAGTGGGCAACCGCAACAGTTTCAAACACTGATTCAAGAATGGCTGAACCTGCCGAATGTAACGGAAAACTTCGTGACAGAGATGGCGACATATGGCTACACGATTGAAAATGAACGCTATACGGCATTGATTTTTAAAGGATTGGAAAAGCACCATGGTTTCTTAATGGATTTAGTAAAGAAAAATAAACAGCCGTATTTTTTCTTCCAAGAAGATATTTTCATGATTGTTTTTCGCGGATTGAAGTATGAGTTGCGTGATTTTTTACGGCAATTACGTGAATTACTCAAGGAAGCTGATTTTAAATTAGGACTAGGGAAAACAGAAGTACCATACACAGAAGTAGCACACAGTTATGAGCAAGCGCAGCAAGTATTAACGCTCTGTAGTTTTTACGAATTATCAGGTGTTCAACAACTAAAACGACTACTCGCTAGCCTTGATGAATCAGAAGTGCCACAAGAAATTTCGTTGGATAAGTTACATCATGCACTGACACTGGGAAAAATGACAACGATAGAAGCAGAGGTTCAAGCGATCTTCACGTTAATGTATGAACAAGAAATGACACCTAGTTATGTGACACACATTAGCTTCTTGACACTGGCTGATATTTATCGAAGATTCAACCAAGCAGATCAAGTGGCTTACCAAGAGGCGCTGCTAGAAATTTCTACGATAAAAACATTTCAAAAACTGCAAAAAATAATTGAGACAAGTATTAAACAAGTGGAACGTGAAATTGACGTGAAACAATTTAGTCCTAATATACAACATGTTTTACAAATTATTATGGAGCGTTACCGCACAGATTTAACATTAAAAGAGGTAGCTGAACAATTGCATTTAAATGCGATGTATTTAGGACAACTCTTTAAAAAAGAAACAAAAAAGAGTTTCTCACAATATTTAAATCATTATCGCATCACAAAAGCAAAAGATTTATTGTTACATTCGGATTATAACATCAATGAAATTAGTGAAAAAATTGGATACACCAGCACAGGCTATTTTTATAAAAACTTTAAAAATGTATCCGGTATTTCACCAAGAGATTATCGCCAACAATTTGGTAATGAAGAGTAG
- a CDS encoding ABC transporter ATP-binding protein: protein MVQMALRNIYKKYDNSDGFAVTDFNLEIADQEFIVFVGPSGCGKSTTLRMVAGLEDISDGELYIGDKLMNEVAPKDRDIGMVFQNYALYPHMSIYDNMAFGLKLRKYSKAEIKQRVTDAADILGLTEYLERKPAALSGGQRQRVALGRAIVRDAKVFLMDEPLSNLDAKLRVAMRAEIAKLHNRLKTTTIYVTHDQTEAMTMADRIVIMKDGFVQQIGSPKEVYNHPNNVFVAGFIGSPAMNFFNVELKNGYISTEGGDMNFHVPEGKYKVLKAQGYEGKKLVFGIRPEDIHNEPLVLETLAESTMDVEVVVSELLGAETMLYTKIEDTEFVSKVPARDDYEAGDIIKLAFNLSKAHFFDTETELVIK from the coding sequence ATGGTACAAATGGCATTGCGTAATATTTATAAAAAGTATGACAACTCAGACGGTTTCGCAGTAACAGATTTTAACCTTGAAATTGCTGATCAAGAATTCATTGTTTTCGTTGGACCTTCAGGCTGTGGTAAATCAACAACCCTTCGTATGGTTGCTGGACTTGAAGACATAAGTGATGGTGAACTTTACATCGGCGATAAATTGATGAATGAAGTGGCACCTAAAGACCGTGACATCGGGATGGTATTCCAAAACTATGCGCTTTATCCACATATGAGTATTTATGATAATATGGCATTTGGTTTGAAATTACGTAAATACAGTAAAGCTGAAATCAAGCAACGAGTAACAGATGCTGCAGATATCTTAGGATTAACGGAATATTTGGAACGTAAACCCGCTGCATTATCAGGTGGACAACGCCAACGTGTTGCTTTAGGACGTGCGATTGTGCGTGATGCAAAAGTCTTTTTAATGGATGAACCACTATCTAACTTAGATGCTAAATTACGTGTAGCGATGCGTGCTGAAATCGCAAAACTACATAACCGTTTAAAAACAACAACAATTTATGTAACACATGATCAAACAGAAGCAATGACGATGGCAGATAGAATTGTTATTATGAAAGACGGATTTGTTCAACAAATCGGCTCTCCAAAGGAAGTTTATAACCACCCTAACAACGTTTTTGTAGCCGGCTTTATTGGCTCACCAGCAATGAACTTCTTCAATGTTGAATTGAAAAATGGTTACATTAGCACTGAAGGCGGCGACATGAACTTCCACGTGCCTGAAGGTAAATACAAAGTGTTAAAAGCACAAGGCTATGAAGGTAAAAAACTTGTTTTTGGTATTCGACCAGAAGATATTCATAACGAACCCTTAGTGTTAGAAACATTAGCAGAAAGTACAATGGACGTTGAAGTAGTCGTTTCAGAATTATTAGGCGCTGAAACAATGTTATATACTAAGATTGAAGACACAGAATTTGTATCTAAGGTGCCCGCACGCGACGATTATGAAGCCGGAGATATTATTAAATTAGCCTTCAACCTCAGCAAAGCACACTTCTTCGACACTGAAACTGAATTAGTAATTAAGTAG
- a CDS encoding sensor histidine kinase, producing MKQTNLMNTLLRIYAVVMIIIITLFTLIVGYTIFQTYVEDAQKDNEQTANFLTDTVNNLEQQTDLIVDNLLNDSKSIENLYEYFNLGHAEYLRATLKREGTEQRYWPQMVKQLYQLQIGIGGIQVSLNDFDETYYSNQSKKAGEKIKALPQPKNQLVISKPITQTESINSTGTFSLIADEAMIKNIITSMSGARQQQILIYSQTDQLMYSYTGNKVTKPLDARKDLKSIISLKENVLDDNYFMTQNASGANLKVVVLTPKNIIYEAAFKNYSWILMGSLLLDGILLIILFRTFGAYSRQVEDILVTMNHVTDSNLSVRINEENKQRELKEIAVGINLMLDDINQQVKDIYLLEIEQKDAHMRALQSQINPHFLYNTLEYIRMYAVSEGVDELAEVVYSFASLLRNNTMQEKTVTLQRELEFCEKYVFLYQMRYPDRIAYHFTVDSEIDDVMVPKYIVQPLIENYFVHGIDFSRIDNAISVKVYRKNTSVVIDVIDNGKGMSDERLTEVNRLLVEDVSKERHQTSIGLMNVSDRLKLVFGDNATMVLYHNLSGGVIVRLTFEEEITDV from the coding sequence ATGAAACAAACAAACTTGATGAATACTTTATTACGTATCTATGCAGTGGTGATGATTATAATCATCACTCTTTTTACGTTAATTGTAGGGTATACAATTTTCCAAACATATGTAGAAGATGCCCAAAAAGATAATGAACAAACGGCGAATTTTTTAACGGATACAGTTAATAATCTTGAACAACAGACAGACTTAATTGTTGATAATTTATTAAATGATAGTAAAAGCATTGAAAATCTTTATGAGTATTTTAACCTTGGGCATGCAGAATATTTGCGAGCTACTCTTAAAAGAGAAGGGACAGAACAACGTTATTGGCCACAAATGGTGAAGCAATTGTACCAGCTTCAAATAGGTATTGGTGGTATCCAAGTCTCGTTAAATGATTTTGATGAGACTTATTATTCAAATCAATCTAAAAAAGCTGGTGAAAAAATTAAGGCGTTACCTCAGCCTAAAAATCAATTAGTTATTAGCAAACCGATTACCCAAACAGAAAGCATTAATAGTACGGGGACTTTTTCGTTGATTGCGGATGAGGCGATGATTAAAAATATTATCACCTCAATGAGCGGCGCTCGGCAACAACAGATTCTGATTTATTCACAAACTGACCAGTTAATGTATAGCTATACTGGCAATAAAGTCACGAAACCACTTGATGCACGTAAAGATTTAAAAAGTATCATTTCCTTGAAAGAGAATGTGTTAGACGATAACTATTTTATGACACAAAATGCAAGTGGTGCGAATTTAAAAGTCGTTGTTTTAACACCCAAAAATATTATCTACGAGGCAGCTTTTAAAAACTACAGTTGGATTTTAATGGGAAGTTTATTATTAGATGGTATTTTATTGATTATTTTATTCCGTACATTTGGCGCTTATAGTCGTCAAGTCGAGGATATATTAGTGACGATGAATCATGTGACTGACAGTAATCTATCGGTTCGGATAAATGAAGAGAATAAGCAACGTGAGTTGAAAGAAATTGCCGTCGGCATCAACCTGATGTTGGATGATATTAATCAGCAGGTGAAAGATATTTATTTGCTAGAAATAGAGCAAAAAGATGCGCACATGAGGGCATTACAGTCACAGATTAACCCACATTTTTTGTATAATACGTTGGAATATATCCGCATGTACGCAGTGAGTGAAGGGGTTGATGAGTTAGCTGAAGTTGTATACTCATTTGCGAGTTTACTTCGGAATAATACGATGCAAGAAAAAACGGTGACGCTACAAAGAGAATTAGAATTTTGTGAAAAATATGTTTTCCTCTATCAAATGCGTTATCCTGATCGGATTGCTTATCACTTTACAGTGGATTCTGAAATAGATGATGTGATGGTACCGAAATATATTGTACAACCGCTTATTGAAAATTATTTTGTACATGGCATTGATTTCTCACGGATTGATAATGCAATTAGCGTGAAAGTGTATCGTAAAAACACGTCTGTCGTGATTGATGTGATTGATAACGGTAAAGGAATGTCGGACGAGCGTTTAACGGAAGTTAATCGTTTATTAGTAGAGGATGTAAGCAAGGAACGGCACCAAACATCTATTGGTTTAATGAATGTCAGCGATCGTTTGAAATTAGTTTTTGGAGACAATGCCACTATGGTGTTGTATCACAATTTGTCAGGCGGAGTGATTGTACGACTAACCTTTGAGGAGGAAATAACTGATGTATAA
- a CDS encoding YesL family protein, translating to MIGEMLENVFIRCYVIIKLNLYFILLTVMGLIVVGIGPAFLTINQLFTEHEWDYKKITWKNAWLTYKQNWKRGNALFGIYAGLSLFIGYNLYLSVQVQGILFLVIDFLLVFVLFCLFVTYSYSLVLHSRFDMGLANLIKLAFITFYSNFFMLVKLIFGIGIVLFITYKFPGLIMFATMALIQIICIFTAKQWVSIIEDKLAADDE from the coding sequence ATGATTGGTGAAATGTTAGAAAATGTCTTTATACGGTGTTATGTGATAATTAAGTTGAATTTATACTTCATATTATTGACAGTGATGGGGTTAATTGTTGTTGGAATCGGCCCGGCCTTTTTAACAATCAATCAACTTTTCACAGAACATGAATGGGATTATAAAAAAATAACTTGGAAGAATGCCTGGTTAACCTATAAACAAAACTGGAAACGTGGGAATGCTTTATTTGGAATTTATGCGGGACTTAGTTTATTTATTGGCTATAACCTTTATTTATCAGTGCAAGTTCAAGGTATCTTATTCCTCGTAATAGATTTTTTACTTGTTTTTGTACTCTTCTGTCTGTTTGTTACTTACAGTTACAGTTTAGTGCTACACAGTCGCTTTGATATGGGGCTAGCGAATTTGATTAAATTAGCGTTTATCACATTTTATTCGAATTTTTTCATGCTTGTTAAATTGATTTTTGGAATTGGGATTGTATTATTTATTACGTACAAATTCCCAGGATTAATCATGTTTGCAACGATGGCATTAATTCAAATCATCTGCATATTTACAGCAAAACAGTGGGTATCAATTATTGAGGATAAACTTGCAGCGGACGATGAATAA